The following nucleotide sequence is from Salvia miltiorrhiza cultivar Shanhuang (shh) chromosome 7, IMPLAD_Smil_shh, whole genome shotgun sequence.
aagtttgcaccaaaaaggaatgctctgcagagaaaggtcgATCTTCAATATTTCTACATTTAATGTGGCTTGTACTTGTGTGTACGTGACTTCCTTTTAACTTAAGAGTTTCAGTCCaatgaagaatgtcaactgatacttgatttgagtatcagtccgctaattccacgtgGCCAGCATTAATacttcagtcataactgatgCTTCAGTGAGACTCTCGTCCAGTCAATacttcagtatttgactttgtctTTTCACAGCTATCTTCAGTTGAGGTCTTCAGTCTAACTAgaaaacatgaactctaacacttgagttcgaaaggttctagtctattacaagagGTTCTAAGAGTTttagtatcatcaaaactatAGATATggtatttcattaagttcccatcAGAGAGAGAGAACGGGGGAATGGAAAAGGGAGAAGTGagagaaagaagaaaataatttgtttttatataCCCTCCGTCCCAGTTTTTAGTATACATCTTTACTTTTTTTACCGTCTCACATTTAGGtagttatttctatttttagtaaaaataggtGGAGCCCTTGccccactttaattattttaacaatcACATAAAAGGTGAGACCCTTaattcactcacaacacattcaattactttattaaaagTTGTGACACTTtcaaatgaatactaaaaactagggtgtaaacaaaccaagccgctcgcgaactattcgaaGCTCGGCTcaaaaaaagctcgttcaagttcatttagagaagctcgataaataaacaaaccaaacttgagtttagtagtattcggctcgttagctcgtgaacatgttcgtcaagtgattcagcttgaaaaatataaattattagtatatacaacttatatttatccactaaaattaataataattgtattaaatctctaattaattttatttgtcataagaaaataattaatatatttattattttaaataaaataatttatttttaaaataaaataatcaatattttgaatataaatataaatttagaaagttcgtataggctcgattaggctcgtgagccgctcgcgagcctcaaagtattcggtaagtaaagttcgggattcgattcgatactaaacaaatcaaacttgaacacaccactattcggttcgacTCGATTCGATTACACACCTACTAAAAACTAAGATGGATGAGGTATATGTTAAAAATTTAGATCCTGAGTCGAATTCGGGTCACATAAATTTGAGCGTATGGTAGGGTGAAACTCAAAGGAGTTTTTGTCAAAGTAGCATTCGCATAGTCAAACGAGACAATTAACCATTGCGGCCATACGCTTCCACTTGTTAGGTACACCTAAATACATAAAATTCGGAAGCTAGCAATAACCGTCACCACAAATAATAAAGTTGATTATGAAACCATACACATTACAACCAATTTCTACATTCTTCAATTCTTGGcgttgaaaaacaaaaaaaaaaaaaagaaagaaaaaaaaggacaaCACAACTACCACGGTCTAAACctaaaattacaattttctttttcacacCCAATAATTTGCGCTATATATCATGCCACTACAATTTTGGTACTTTATTTACAACAAGTTTTAACACTAAAACGTGAATAATGACGTACATAGCGCCGCTAGTCTAGATGCAATTTGTGgatgtatatatttaattcttcaaattaaattcacaCGACGATATTATGTAAAATTATGATTTAAACCACCATCATCAAGAAGAACCCCCGGACATGTAACTTTGCGGCGAGACATCGAGTGATTTCGGAGAGACGGCAAGATCGTCAACGACTCCGGCATGACGGGGCCACGGAATCAAGCTCATAGGCGGGAAACAACAAGAGCAGTCCTCCGGGCAAGGTTGTAGAGTATCTAAACCCGACCCATCACCGTTGCCCTGAAACAAAGCAGCATTATTCGCCTCGTCGCGGATCCCACCCCCCGATGGGGCCGATGCGTCCCTAAGTGGGCCCCAACACTCGACCTTGTTGAATTCTGGAATGTTCGAGTGGAAATACACCCAAACCAAAGCCTCCTCCAGCTCCGGGTAGTTATTGAACAAGTCCTCATCTCCATGCACAAAAGCCTTCAACACCTGATCATTTATACCATGATATGTTTCGTTAACTAAAatacatgattgaatatttttattttcattgttaaaATTTCTCCAaccctacatttttcaatgagATATgtgaatcaaacaaaaataattcaaatgaTAAAATTATCAAGGACCTTGAGATATTTTAAAAGTAAATGCCccctaaataattaaatacatccTTATATTTTCATTTCGGCCCATCCACAAAATACATCctcaattatatttttaataaatttaccTCATATAACTCACTCATAACAAAGTGACTTGTATTCCATTCACAACACAATCAaacaatttattaaaactcgtgtcattatCGAATAGGGACGCATTTGGTGAATGGAAGGAATACTAAGTTATTGCAATATCCTCTTAAGTCTTAACTATCTCTTGCTTAATTAGAAGCTTTAATACGTGTGTGCAGCCtctcaaaataaaatttctacTAACACGACATCGTTCCAATGCATACTAGTGAATTGATTTTAAACACATCCAGTCATATTCTCACTACTGTTTAAGTGCACGTGACGACAACGTAAGAATTTGAATATTATTAAAaacctatttttttaattggcaAAATTTAGCTTCAGACGCAACTCTATATGCTGATCCATAAACATGCATGTATGTCAAAATTTTCTATaaatggatgtatacgagaaaacaaataataatgaaaaaaaagaaaaagaaaaataggtgGTTATTAGTATTACCACAGGAAGTTCTTTGCAGAAAATGTAATATCTGAGCCTTGAGAAAAGGTCTAAGAGGAAGTGGCCGCCACTAATGTGACAATGGACGTGGAGAGACATCTTCCCTTTGATTTTCTTCCACTCCGCCACCACTTCATCTCTTTGCAATTTGTTGTACCATCCTTGCAACTGCATCATCCACAATTTCCCCAATTTCATTCattccaattaattaatcaaaaattgaaatttgaatttcaaaccACAAATTCATTTAATAACGTGATGAATATATATCTCAACTAATTTGAACCACTCATAATTAAATGTATAGAAATTTGTAAGAATTCAATTTGAGACAGATCATTGATTATTTTAGTGTTTTATCATTATTCATTGTCTCTTCTATTATTAGTATAACATGCCTCtctcttgtatatatatatatatatatatatattaacaaacATAGAAAAATATAGTTTTGGAATTAATTTTCAATGGGAATACCATAACTAGCCTTTGAAAATTGTTTtctgtttattttgtttttttattgttttgtaaaaataacaacattataattataattataattgtttCAATAATTACTCCCTCTTTTCCCAACAAAAACGTCCATAGTTTTCATTTTTCGTCCGTTCCAAAAAACATATGTACCTTATTTATTGTAATAATTACTCACTAAACATCATAATTAATGTTGGACCCTTCCTCACACTACATTTTACATGAGTTTCTAAAACTCGTGTTGTCTTAtactatgcatatttttgtgaaacaaatgaagtattatttatttttaatttattatttaattattaattttatccaaaaaaaaccCCTGAATCCAAAGTCTGACTCTGCCATTGATCATCTCGATGCCCAAAATCATTGAGCAGTGAACAAAAGAATACTCCATTAAATACTTTAAAATCATTTCTTTAaaatttaagtttaaatttagaaaaaaaaataattagtttattgttttctccccattgtaattttttttataattttttaatatctttttaattttacaattttttgtaaattttgtacttaaaaaaaataaaagttaaaacaa
It contains:
- the LOC130994634 gene encoding protein STAY-GREEN homolog, chloroplastic-like, with translation MGTMAAALLLPSKSPFTEEKNAFFLHRTRRRARKDRSIFPVARLFGPAIFEASKLKVLFLGAEKKHPGKYPRTYTLTHSDITSKLTLAISQTINNSQLQGWYNKLQRDEVVAEWKKIKGKMSLHVHCHISGGHFLLDLFSRLRYYIFCKELPVVLKAFVHGDEDLFNNYPELEEALVWVYFHSNIPEFNKVECWGPLRDASAPSGGGIRDEANNAALFQGNGDGSGLDTLQPCPEDCSCCFPPMSLIPWPRHAGVVDDLAVSPKSLDVSPQSYMSGGSS